CCCTTGCATCAGGACCACCGCAACAGTGTTTATGGGTTTGAAATGTCATAGCTTTAGGCTTGAATAGCTGAGTAGCTCTGAATTGATTAACATTCACAGTAAGGGGAGCCCACTGTCTCGCTCAATCATGTTAAGTCTCAACGCTTGTGCATTTGAATAATATTACTCGCCGCGCCTATCATCCAGATGGATTCTCGTAGTTAAAAGAtcgaggggggtggggggggggacgacacgttgcttttttatatttgttttgatgAATGTGAAAATTTGAGTCTGTTGGAAAACTTTGACCTTCACCATGAGAGTGAAGACCCGCACACACTATTTGCATTGTGTTCAGCCGTAAATACTGTTTTCAGACTTTTCCCCCTTGGATATATGTCATAAACTAAGGAGTGCATCCAGGACATTGGAGTGCTAAGGATGACCGCTGCAGCATGGAAGAGGACATGTTTACACATCATTTGACCAATTCTGTGCACTGTCGCCGAAAACATGAGGAACTGTGAGCTCCTGGCTAATCCGCCCGAGTGGCACAGCGTCAATCGTTTTGGTTGtcctgattgttttttttcccccccttccaGGCTGTGACTTACAAGAAAGGTTGAAATCACAAATGCATGGGCATTTTGTCTGGGGGGTTGGCAAAAAAGGAATAGACTAATTCGGAAACCATTTGATTAAGTTAATTTCGTGTTTCTTCTCTGTTTTTGGAACCCCTTTTTTGTTGACTCCCCCCATAATGCATGGTGTGTTTGACCTTTCTTGTAGGGCCAGCCGGGCGGAAAGGGACAGAAGAGTCGACACCCAAGGAGGAAAGCGGCAACCCCTCTTCTTCTCCCCCTCCTACCTCCTCGCAGCCGCCCCTGTCTCGCACTCACACGGATGCCCTCAACACTGCCACTAGCAccagcagcagcggcagcagtGGGGAAACGCACCCTTTCACTCCCACGGGGATCGGACAGGACTTCTACTCTCCGGTCTTCCCGCTGGTGGGGGGCAAGATGGCTTTGAACTCGTTGATCCAGCGGCAACTGCTGCAGACCTTCTACTCCAAAGCCTTGCAGGAGTCGTCCGGGATCCCCAGCGGGGCTCTGCTCTTCACCCCCTTCACTCCAACCCTCAGCTCCATCCCTACCTCCACCCCCGGCTGCGGGTCCGCCGCCATCCCCCTGGCGGCCAGCAGTCCCCAGCCGCCGCCGGCCAGCCCGGACATCGCCCCCGTTAACGGGAGCAGCACGGCCGGCAGCGCCCCGTCGCCGTCCCCGAGCCACTCGGACGCCACCACGGGCAGCGTTTTGGATGGCGAGGACATGGACACGGCCGAGATCGCCCGGCAGGTGAAAGAGCAGCTGATCAAGCACAACATCGGCCAGCGCGTGTTCGGCCACTACGTGCTGGGACTCTCCCAGGGCTCGGTCAGCGAGATCCTGGCCCGACCCAAGCCGTGGAACAAACTCACCATCCGGGGGAAGGAGCCCTTCCACAAGATGAGGCAGTTCCTGGCCGACGAGCAGAACATCCTGGCGCTGCGAAGCATCCAGGGACGGCAACGAGGTGAGCGCGTGCGTCTTCTGGCCTGTCTGCggagtatgtgtgtgtcaaGCATGCGTGTGCGCGTATGTGAACAGCCCTGCACACAATTATCGATCAGCCTGTCAATAAGAACTAGCCTTCATATATTTCTTCCTCTTTCCTAACTCCCATCCTGTGCCACATCTGTGTGTCCTGAATGAGTTCTtagacacgcgcacacactcatCCCAGAAGCCTCTCCTAGCTATTGTGGTCAATACAGAAACCTTTCACACATCAATAGCATTGATCGGCGGGAACTAGGAAGAAGGCTGAGGTATTGCTAACTGCGGGTGGATTCGATTAGCCCGGGCCTGCTTTTGTTCACGCATCAGGAcatttctgatggaagatggtCTCgctggtccaaaaaaaaaaatgcagcagcgTTTACCACCTTGTCTTCAGGAGAGTTTGTTAAAGTAAGGCCTCAGTTAGTAAGCAGAcatattgtcattttatttctcataaatgtCCTAGGAGTTAAACGTAGTCGAGGTTTGAGTCCTGCCAGGGCTACACATGATGAAGATCAATACATGTCCTAGCGTTGTAATGTGCACTGGATAAACGTGTCCCCAAACTGCATTTACTGTAAAATCCTGTGACTAACGATCTCAAAGCGAGGGGGGTATTATACAGGCCTCTTAATAAGAAATCAAAATTGGTCACATTGTTTAGACTAGGAATGTTCAATACTACTTTTTTCCAGTACTCGATTCTTGCGTAGTCATCAATACCAAAACTAAGCACTGGGTATAGACCAATTATCAGCTGGGCCGATATTATCGgcaccgatattcagcattttgacaaatatcggcattggccttTTTGAGGAATCATATGGCCGATAACgtatcaatttaaaactgcattaacttcagggaactgtgtaatttttcagtttacattaaaagctgtttttgtttaagaTAAGTAACAAATTTACATTTgagatattttgacattttggaaactttatttactgtacaaaatatagagctctttgttttaaaacatgCTAATGAtcctgggagctccctgaactttttgttggaattttaaaacaaagatgtctattgacttaagattataatttttttaaatctccatAATTTTgcaaaagttgttcaataaatgtatacataacaaaatcaacaaagttAAGCATTGTagcttgtatttttttaaattttgacacCATATTTTCCCTTTAGTGTAAGTGAATATCGGCTCAAAATATTGGTCAGCAGCCTCCTTCACTAGTAATAATTATCGGTTTTCGGCctgtaaaaaaacatatcggtgtATCcctaccaagtaccgataccgctggtgcttttgatacataaaacagtgacagctcattttaaagaaagacctatatatcccaatatagcattttccttaagattgcatgacattaatggcaattttctgttcttctatAAGCCAAATAACCGATACACACCCATCCCTGTTGATAATAAAAGATACCAGAAAATCAgaggactgatttttttttggggggggggggcgtttttTACACGGGTGCGTGTTAATCACGGGATTTTTCAGTACTTACCAGGCAACCACATACAGTAGCGTAGCTATTAGCAAATCAACCCACAAGTGCTGTAACATAGTGTGTGGTATATTGTTTTTAACAGAGGGCTCAGGCCAGCCCCAGCTTAGCCGAGTGTTTCAGGATGTTCCGAAGCGGAGAGCCCACTCCAATACAGCTTCACACACAGGTCTGTCCCCTTCACACACAGATTCGAGCACGTTGTGTCCGTGTGGCATGATTGTGTAAGGGTGAACTGTATCCGTGTGCGCCTGCGTTGTATGTGGTTTGTCAACTAATTGAGCCTGTGAGCGAACAAAAACGTGGTACGACGGTAGCCGCGCAAAGCCAGCATGTGCATTCAGGAGTTGTACTGGTTGTTCTGCTCAATGCGTTTGCATGCGCGGGCTGCGAAAGGGAAACAACGCCGGTGTAGTTGGTTTACACTTAGAATGTTGACCAGTTTAATTAGAATAATTAGGTGATCCATTATTCTCTTTACCTCCAAATAGTTGGCTTCCCTTCTTGTGTTAATCTCTTCTGTccactttttctttccttccaggGAACATCACTGCTCGCGTCCGCACTCAAGATGCAGGTTCAGATGAGGCCATCAAGTCCATTCTGGAGCAGGCCAAGAGAGAGCTCCAGGTGCAGAAAGCCGGTGAGTGTAAATCTAGTTTTTCTGTGACATAATGTCAAATCTGGAGATGTTTGTACGACGgcttattagggccacgtataaatatattttttagagggcgagggcaatattctgagaaaaaaaactctcaaatttgccactttataaagtggcagatctgcaagagaaaaaaactctgaaacttacgacaaatacacgtagcgtagctatcgTCTAATgtaaggattcgttggtggttaatgggacactgtttataaaataaaaaggagggagacggattcattcttaattaaaactttactcgtcatacacggctgcttgagcgacaacacttcctgaagccctatcagctgactaacactaaccaatcagaagctagcatactttagttaaatgcaagtgaatgacgacgagcagcagattcaacacatcaacttaaatacttgtacaaaaaaaaaaaaatgtatgaatgtgtaaataacaaTTGTGGAAAcataagtgtaaaaataaatatacattttaacaaattaacttaaatgtttgatccttggggtgtggaccttcgcaaagcgaggcgtctttgttgcTGGGCGTACCCAACGCTTCCAAGTGCAAATTGCTTAACAtgtatggttaatctctgctaaagcaattactatcaccttatttgaaaacccgaccgaaaagtattggcacaaacattcgAGTAGTCCGCTATGTTTATTTCTCGTAcgtttttttctatatttatacgtggccctaattaCGCCGTTGCATGTTTGAGTACCCCTTTAACATTCTTTTCCCCCCCTTTGCTATCACCAGATTTGTCGCACGTGCAACCCTCGTACGCGGGCCTAAAAGGAGGGGGCGGAAGCGGGCTCGGAGGCGGAGGGGGCAGCGGGTCGGACGAGGCCATCCGCTCCATCCTGGAGCAAGCTCGCCGAGAGATGGAAGCCCAGCAGGCTGCGCTGGAACCCATCCTCAAAGcctcatcctcctcatcctcactgGCGTCGCTGTCTCACAGAGACCTCATGAGCTCCGCGCTCaccgcccccctccccccttacAATCCCCTGGCGCTCTCCCTCAAGAAGCCTCCCAGCTCCCTGTTGTCGTGCCCCTCCTCCCCGTCGCCCGTGCTGGACTTCAGCTCCGGCATCAAGAGGGAGGGCAGGCCCTCTTCGGGGATCGACATGTCATTGGACGGCGCTCTCAGGCACGGTCGCAGCTCGGAGGGCTCGGTACGCTCCGGGGCTGCGGCGGGAGGGGCGGGCTACTGGAGAGAGCAGTGGTGGAGCAGCATGCACACGGACCCGCGCAGGTCTTCGGCAGGAGATGAGAACCACAACCAGGAAGACTCCAAAGAGGTGGGGGTCTGTTGTGCTAATAGTCACACTCTCCAGCAGTTGCATGTCTGACCCATCCCCCCCCCTCTTGCTGCGTGCTGTAGGGAATACTGAGTGACAGTCTGTCTCGAAACAAGCCGTGGAACAAGCTGAACCAGAGGAACCGGGAGCCATACCTGCGCATGCAGCCGTGGCTCAATGGAGACCAGGGGCAAAACGCACACATCCAGCAAGCTCAAAACCAAGGTACACAAATCCCGCCGCGGCACACATCCACGCTTCACACAGCCTCTTTACTCAGAAAGCCCTGATTAGAGCTCGCGGCAACTTGCTACTGTCCATCTGTCAATCACTCAATCTTCCCTCCCTGCATCCATCCCTCGCCCGATCTGACCTCACATTCTCCCGCATCCTCCACTGTTAACTCCGCCCAccatccccccccacccccgccccatCCACTATGCTGTGGCAGTGTCAGCCAGCAAGCTGCTGGTTTGTCATGTCATAGACAAGTTAGTGTTGCGGCGCCAGATGGCagctctgtgtgtgcgtgcgtgtgcgtgtctcTGTTTCTCTCTGGGGGTGTAAACAGCAGCTAATGTACACTGACAGCTCCTCATGACTGCTCTCTTCCAGCCTGCTGAGCTGCACAGCAGCACAACACAGGCAGACGGGGAGATGAAAGAAGGAGCAGCAAGCCAAAAAAACGTCAAACTAAAAACTTAAACACATTTGCCGTTTCTTAAATAGGAATGAAGTCGATTTTAGTATGGCTCGGGTCCCTGCCAAAGGCGACAGAGGGGAAGGAGAAAACCGGTATCGGTGCTCGCTTGggctaggttaaaaaaaaaaaaaatcaatcaatcgaatcaaaataattttcttttcgAAATCGATCCTTTTAATATGTCTTTTTCCTTTACATTTATGTGGAAATACAATTGTATTGAAagtgaaaatagaattttacttAAAGGCCTATATGTTTTTGGTTTTCTGAAAATTTATTGTTCACAcgaatttcaaattattttctcatggcactggaagacaattccgaatattttacatttatgtttacagttatttaaataaaataacataaacataaatctatccttttaatatgtatttttcctttaaattgatgtgaaaataacattttattgaaaGTGAAAGTAGAATAAATAGAACTTTACTTAAAggcctaaatgtttttttgtaacttttggTTTTCTTAAAATTTATTGTTCACAcgaatttcaaattattttctcatggcactggaagacaattccgaatattttacatttatgtttacagttatttaaataaaataacataaacataaatctatccttttaatatgtatttttcctttaaattgatgtgaaaataacattttattgaaaGTGAAAGTAGAATAAATAGAACTTTACTTAAAggcctaaatgtttttttgtaacttttggTTTTCTTAAAATTTATTGTTCACAcgaatttcaaattattttctcatggcactggaagacaattcccaatattttacatttatgtttacagttatttaaataaaataacataaatataaatctatccttttaatatgtatttttcctttaaattgatgtgaaaataacattttattgaaaGTGAAAGTAGAGTAAATAGAACTTTACTTAAAggcctaaaaaaagaaaatttactTTTGGTTTTCTTAAAATTTATTGTTCATGATTTTAAAATCAATATCTTATGGCACTGTAAGACAATTCGGaatcatttaaatttaaatcgatccttttaatgtatttttcctttaaatgtatgtgaaaatgaaaatacaattgtatttaaagtgaaaatagacTTCACTTAAAGGCCTACTTTTGTTTATCTTTTGGTTTCCTTAAAATTTATTgtttacatgaatttaaaattatttttcttatggcactgtaagacaattcagaatattttaaatttatgttacaattatataaataaaatacaattaaatgttatataaaaatgtagaaatatatattaaaaaatataagtaTATTGGTACTGCGTGAAATAGTAAATCAAAGCAGGCACTtgtgaatcaaatcaaattgattttggaaatctgaattgATTTCCTGCCCTCGTACTCCCAAAGACAGCTGATACCAGTATTGACCCGTTTTAGATCAGGAATTACAAATTAgaaaattttaaggaaaaatgctatctTGAGATACATAGAAAATTatctgtcatgtttttttgtttgtttgttttttggagggggggggggtgttatgtATTAAAAGTACAAGTATTATTTGTCGCTTTGTATCGgggactactcaagagttgagtactcatactagTGTCggtctgagattttttttttaatcgaaatCGCTCCTCCTCCTAACCGACACGATTTTTGTGTCTTGTCATTTATCTCCACAAGCAGAAGGTACTCCCAAAACGTCGGCGAGCTGCAGCCCCGCTCCAGAGTCGCCACTCAGTTCGGCCGAAGAGTCCGTCAACGGCCTCGCCGGCGATCTGCTCACGTCGCAGTCGTCCGGGCTCAAGCCCCCCTCCGACGATCCTTCGTGTGGGGAATCGCAGCCCGGCACCCCGCTGCCTGTACCTGGTCACTCGGGTCTCAGCATTCAGGAGATGGTTGCAATGTCTCCTGAGCTCGATACGTACGCTATTACCAAGAAGGTGAAGGAGGTGCTGACGGACAACAACCTCGGTGAGACATCGGCAACGTTTATTAGTAACATTAAAAAGATTGCTGTTGATTTAGCATGATGCTAGTTTCCATCTGTAGTcctcagagagaaaaaaacaaaagtttaaattacatacaaatacaaatcgATAGTATTATGTCATcaaattacagtatatataaatgtgcTGAATTATAAAATGcaacagtatttaaaaaacgaTAACAAGCATAAAATACACAATGAAGTGAAGTAGTTTGTCATAATAGTAGCAACATTTGTAGAAGCAGCAATCGTGATCAAAACTGTTGCAAAGATGTTCGCCAACAATTTTGGTGATCACAAACCGTTTTTCTTCATAAATTTCTTGgtgacaagaaaaacaacattaaaactgcTTCGCGACATTTTGCGACctgaccaaaaaacaaaaacaaaaaaaaactacattcgCACACCCTCTGAAATACAGGCTTAAAATTTGAGGCATTGCGAGTGCATTTGTCATCTCGTCGTGCATGTGGAAATAGTAAATTTGCAAATTGTTTTAGAATCTGATAAGATTCTTTGGTTtgatttggtttggtttattggtTTCAATTAACATATAAACgttaacacattacaagtataaaatacaagttgaagtaaaaaaaaaaaacggaagaaagaaaagaaatttgTCAATAGcaacataatttacatgtttaaaaggAACAGGAAGAAGTACAAAAACATATCTAGTCGTACTCCCTAATACTTCTATCACTTTAATTTAAtaacatacaaaataaacaaaacatgtttttatcttAAGTGCAcagatattatatatatatatatatattttttttataaataataattgatttacttttattttattcttattctatttgtataatatatataaataaacagtatatacatatatatattttatatcttAGAATagaattattaaatatttaaatggaTTTAATTGGTGTCAAATTGCCAACGGATGTTAAGTCAAAAAGGAGACGAACACCAGTCAGAAGAAGAAGGCGGGCCAATGTGTGTGACAGTAGACTTTGGTTGCCCGCTGTGATTGGCTAATGTGTGAAAAGAGGCGGGGTTTTGGGGTTAGCACACAAATCGTCAGTTGGGGCCCATGGAGCCCTGTAGGACAATATTCCACACCTATTTGTGGTTTGTTCGATAGTCTTTTTTTGAGGGTGAAACTACCCTTAGCTATCTGCCGAATAACTTGAATATATTTGTGCTCTTTCTACAACTTTTAAAATGCCATGTTGGTTATATGTCccaaattgtgttattttttcccctctaataAAGGCTACCGTATTTCTCTCTCCAACAGGCCAGCGTCTGTTTGGGGAGACTATCCTGGGTCTGACACAGGGTTCTGTCTCAGACCTGCTGGCCAGGCCCAAACCTTGGCACAAGCTCAGCCTGAAGGGCAGGGAGCCCTTTGTCCGTATGCAGCTCTGGCTCCAGGACCCGCACAGTGTGGACAAACTCATGGACATGAAGCGACTGGAGAAGAAAGGTGGGTATGCGAGAGCGATAAGCACTCACCAACAGGGCTCCAGATTTAAAGAACGCCGGCGGTGTGTGCTTGAACATGCATTTATTTGATAAACACATGCAG
The genomic region above belongs to Vanacampus margaritifer isolate UIUO_Vmar chromosome 5, RoL_Vmar_1.0, whole genome shotgun sequence and contains:
- the cux1b gene encoding cut-like homeobox 1b isoform X1, with the protein product MAANAGSMFQYWKRFDLQQLQKELDATATQLANRQDESEQSRKKLIDLSREFKKNTPEDFRKQVAPLLKSFQGEIDALSKRSKEAEAAFLNVYKKIIDVPDPVPVLELAQQLQLKLQRMHDIETENTKLRETLEDYNKEFAEVKNQEVTIKALKEKIREYEQSLKNQAENLAQETQLQLHNDYAEKERKLQESQDSMSSRLEEAEHKAQSLQTALETTQAELFDLKTKYDEESSAKADEIEMVMTDLERANQRAEVAQREAESLREQLSLSNQSQQAGSPTDKADPDTEQAVEVASNSSLEAELRAKERESAQLVEDVQRLQASLTKLRETTSTQITQLEEQLSSKTTVLKELEEKLEKQADYEEVKKELGILKSVEFGTSDSVQDSNKPLEVLLLERNRSLQSESAALRIANAELSGPAGRKGTEESTPKEESGNPSSSPPPTSSQPPLSRTHTDALNTATSTSSSGSSGETHPFTPTGIGQDFYSPVFPLVGGKMALNSLIQRQLLQTFYSKALQESSGIPSGALLFTPFTPTLSSIPTSTPGCGSAAIPLAASSPQPPPASPDIAPVNGSSTAGSAPSPSPSHSDATTGSVLDGEDMDTAEIARQVKEQLIKHNIGQRVFGHYVLGLSQGSVSEILARPKPWNKLTIRGKEPFHKMRQFLADEQNILALRSIQGRQREGSGQPQLSRVFQDVPKRRAHSNTASHTGNITARVRTQDAGSDEAIKSILEQAKRELQVQKADLSHVQPSYAGLKGGGGSGLGGGGGSGSDEAIRSILEQARREMEAQQAALEPILKASSSSSSLASLSHRDLMSSALTAPLPPYNPLALSLKKPPSSLLSCPSSPSPVLDFSSGIKREGRPSSGIDMSLDGALRHGRSSEGSVRSGAAAGGAGYWREQWWSSMHTDPRRSSAGDENHNQEDSKEGILSDSLSRNKPWNKLNQRNREPYLRMQPWLNGDQGQNAHIQQAQNQEGTPKTSASCSPAPESPLSSAEESVNGLAGDLLTSQSSGLKPPSDDPSCGESQPGTPLPVPGHSGLSIQEMVAMSPELDTYAITKKVKEVLTDNNLGQRLFGETILGLTQGSVSDLLARPKPWHKLSLKGREPFVRMQLWLQDPHSVDKLMDMKRLEKKAYMKRRLSSLSDGHSVDGSLVGPDYVQGSQSPGPQQHLKKPRVVLGPEEKEALKRAYQQKPYPSPKTIEELASQLNLKTSTVINWFHNYRSRIRRELFIEEIQAAGGICPGSEGGSPSLRGSKSGEGDSCDGTESEGTVEARQGFGVGLEDHRGACKDHDMEAESEAGGSNNSPSQIDCIPPGSSCGPGGLGLFSLMEASPGSSASSTNIPASGPARNPRDNNLRKKKAANLNNIIHRLEKAASKEDPSEWEF
- the cux1b gene encoding cut-like homeobox 1b isoform X2, producing MAANAGSMFQYWKRFDLQQLQKELDATATQLANRQDESEQSRKKLIDLSREFKKNTPEDFRKQVAPLLKSFQGEIDALSKRSKEAEAAFLNVYKKIIDVPDPVPVLELAQQLQLKLQRMHDIETENTKLRETLEDYNKEFAEVKNQEVTIKALKEKIREYEQSLKNQAENLAQETQLQLHNDYAEKERKLQESQDSMSSRLEEAEHKAQSLQTALETTQAELFDLKTKYDEESSAKADEIEMVMTDLERANQRAEVAQREAESLREQLSLSNQSQQAGSPTDKADPDTEQAVEVASNSSLEAELRAKERESAQLVEDVQRLQASLTKLRETTSTQITQLEEQLSSKTTVLKELEEKLEKQADYEEVKKELGILKSVEFGTSDSVQDSNKPLEVLLLERNRSLQSESAALRIANAELSGPAGRKGTEESTPKEESGNPSSSPPPTSSQPPLSRTHTDALNTATSTSSSGSSGETHPFTPTGIGQDFYSPVFPLVGGKMALNSLIQRQLLQTFYSKALQESSGIPSGALLFTPFTPTLSSIPTSTPGCGSAAIPLAASSPQPPPASPDIAPVNGSSTAGSAPSPSPSHSDATTGSVLDGEDMDTAEIARQVKEQLIKHNIGQRVFGHYVLGLSQGSVSEILARPKPWNKLTIRGKEPFHKMRQFLADEQNILALRSIQGRQRGNITARVRTQDAGSDEAIKSILEQAKRELQVQKADLSHVQPSYAGLKGGGGSGLGGGGGSGSDEAIRSILEQARREMEAQQAALEPILKASSSSSSLASLSHRDLMSSALTAPLPPYNPLALSLKKPPSSLLSCPSSPSPVLDFSSGIKREGRPSSGIDMSLDGALRHGRSSEGSVRSGAAAGGAGYWREQWWSSMHTDPRRSSAGDENHNQEDSKEGILSDSLSRNKPWNKLNQRNREPYLRMQPWLNGDQGQNAHIQQAQNQEGTPKTSASCSPAPESPLSSAEESVNGLAGDLLTSQSSGLKPPSDDPSCGESQPGTPLPVPGHSGLSIQEMVAMSPELDTYAITKKVKEVLTDNNLGQRLFGETILGLTQGSVSDLLARPKPWHKLSLKGREPFVRMQLWLQDPHSVDKLMDMKRLEKKAYMKRRLSSLSDGHSVDGSLVGPDYVQGSQSPGPQQHLKKPRVVLGPEEKEALKRAYQQKPYPSPKTIEELASQLNLKTSTVINWFHNYRSRIRRELFIEEIQAAGGICPGSEGGSPSLRGSKSGEGDSCDGTESEGTVEARQGFGVGLEDHRGACKDHDMEAESEAGGSNNSPSQIDCIPPGSSCGPGGLGLFSLMEASPGSSASSTNIPASGPARNPRDNNLRKKKAANLNNIIHRLEKAASKEDPSEWEF